The genomic stretch GCGGGCATCCCCCGGCTGCCGCTCAACCTGACCCTGCTCAAGAGTTGCGACGTGTGCGGCGTGTTCTGGGGCGCGTTTGCGGCGCGTGATCCGCACGCGAATCAGGCGCATGTCGAGCGGCTGTTCCGGCTGTGGGGCGAAGGGCGGATCGCGCCGCGGGTGACCGACGTCTTCGCACTCGCCGATGCGGGCCAGGCGATTGCCCGGCTGGGCGGACGCGAGTCGATCGGCAAGCTGGTGGTGCGCATCGCCGAATAGCGTCCGCGGTTGCCTTGGTCGGTTGCGCCTCCTATCTCGGCGCAGACGCTTTCCAAGGGGCTATACGATAATGACCACTTTCGACGATCGCGAACGCGGGTTCGAAGCGAAGTTCGCGCATGACGAGGACATCGCGTTCCGCATCGCCGCGCGCCGCAACAAGCTGCTCGGCCAATGGGCCGCGGCGAAGATGGCGCTGACCCCCGAAGAGACCGACGCCTATGCCAAGGCCGTGGTCCAGGCCGATTTCGAGGAAGCCGGCGACGAGGACGTCATCCGCAAGCTGATGGGCGACCTGTTGGCCGCGAACGTCGAGATCGACGAAGCGACGGTGCGCCAGGCGCTGGCCGAGCAGACCGTCGAGGCGCGCCGCCAGCTGATGGAATCGAAGTAACATGGCGATGGCCGCGTCCGAGATCGAAGAGCTGATCCGCGCGGGCATCCCCGATGCGCGTGTCGAGATCACCGACCTGGCCGGCGATGGCGACCACTATGCAGCGCGGGTAATCGCCCCCATGTTCAAGGGCATGCCGCGGGTGCGCCAGCACCAGGCGGTCTATGCGGCGCTCGGCGGGCGCATGGGCGGCGTGCTCCACGCGCTCCAGCTGACCACCGAAGCGCCTGTCGAGGAGTAGAAGACATGACCGACGAAGTGCAGGATCGCATCCAGGGGCTGGTCGACGCCAGCCCGGTGTTGTTGTTCATGAAGGGCAGCCCGCTGTTCCCGCAATGCGGCTTTTCGAGCCGCGCGATCGCCATCCTCAACCATCTCGGCGTCGAGTTCGACAGCGTCGACGTGCTCCAGGACCAGGGCGTCCGCCAGGGCATCAAGGCGTTCTCCGACTGGCCGACCATCCCCCAGCTATATGTGAAGGGCGAATTCGTCGGCGGATCGGACATCATGATGGAGATGTACGAAAGCGGCGAGCTCGCGCAGTTGCTCGCCGACAAGGGCGTAGCCGCCTCGGCGTGATGCCGTTGGGCGGGCCCGCGCTCTGGCCCGCCCTCCCTTGCCGGTTGCAAGGGAGAAACAGTTGACGGGGCGCCCCCGCGCACCGCAAAGCACGCCCATGAAACGCCGTACCGGACAAGACCGCAGCATCACCCGCCACTGGAAGCCCGCAACGCAGGCCGTCCGCGGGGGAACGATGCGTTCGGAATTCGGCGAGACGAGCGAGGCGATCTTCCTCACCTCGGGCTATGCCTATGACTGCGCGGGCGATGCCGCGGCGCGCTTTGCCGGCGAGCAGGAGGGGATGACCTATTCCCGGCTCCAGAACCCGACGGTCGCGATGCTCGAGGAGCGAATCGCGCTGCTGGAGGGTGCCGAGGCGTGTCGGACGATGGCCACCGGCATGGCCGCGATGACCGCGGCGTTGCTGTGCCAGCTTCAGCAGGGCGACCATGTCGTCGCCGGGCGTGCCGCGTTCGGATCGTGCCGCTGGCTGACCGACACGCTGCTTCCCAAATTCGGCATCGAGACGACGATCATCGACGCGCGCGACCCGCAGCAGTTCGAGGATGCGGCGAAGGCGAACACCAAGCTGTTCTTTTTCGAGACGCCGGCCAACCCGACGATGGACGTCGTCGACCTGGAGGCCGTGTGCGGGATTGCGCGGGCGCGTGGCATCCGCACGCTGGTCGACAATGCCTTTGCGACGCCCGCGCTCCAGCGCCCGCTCGATTTCGGCGCGGACATCGTCGCCTATTCGGCGACCAAGATGATGGACGGGCAAGGCCGCGTGCTGGCGGGGGCGGTGACGGGGAGCGAGGACTTCATCACCAACACGCTGCTGCCCTTTACGCGCAACACCGGGCCGACGCTGAGCGCGTTCAACGCCTGGGTGGTGCTGAAGGGGCTGGAGACGCTGGACCTGCGCATCACCCGTCAGAGCGAGAATGCGCTCAAGGTCGGGCGCTTCCTGGAAGGGCGGGTGCCGCGGATCAACTTCCCCGGGCTGCCGAGCCACAAGCAGCACAATCTGGCGATGCGCCAGATGGTCGCGGCCGGGCCGATCTTCTCGTTCGAAGTCGATGGCGGGCGCACACAGGCGCATGCGCTGCTCGACGCGCTCGAACTGGTCGACATATCGAACAATATCGGCGATTCGCGCTCGCTGATGACGCACCCCTCGTCGACCACGCATTCGGGCGTCGCCGAGGAAAAGCGCATCGAGATGGGCGTGACCGAGGGGATGTTGCGGCTCAATGTCGGGCTCGAAGACCCCGAGGACGTCATCGCAGACCTCGATCAGGCGTTGGGGCGCGCGGGGCTGTGATCATGAAGGCGCTCTTCAGCGAGGACGCGGAGACCCGCGGCATCGTCGTGCGCGTCTCTGCCTCCTATCTCCCCGAACAATCCGAGCCGCAGCGGGGGCGCTGGTTCTGGTCCTATCACATCCGGATCGAGAATAGCGGGCCGGTGACCGTGCAGCTGCTGACCCGCCACTGGGTCATCACCGACGGGCGCGGTGCGCGGCACACGGTGGAAGGCGAGGGCGTCGTCGGCGAGCAGCCGATGATCGATCCGGGCGGCAGCTTCGACTATGTATCGGGTTGCCCGCTGTCGACGCCGACCGGGCATATGCAGGGCAGCTATCACATGATCGGCGAGGACGGATCGGCGTTCGACGTGGCGATCCCCAAATTCGCACTGGTCGCGCCGGCGGTCACCGGATGAAGCGGACCCACCTGCCGCTCAACGGCCTGCGCGTGCTCGATGCAGCGGCGCGGCATTTGTCGTTCACGCGCGCCGCCGACGAACTGGCGGTGACGCCCGCCGCTGTGGGGCAGCAGATCCGCGCGCTGGAGGATACGCTGGGCGTCGTGCTGTTCCGCCGCACGACCAAGGGGCTGGAGCTGACGCCCGAGGCCGAGGCGGGGCTCGCGGCGCTGCGCGCGGGGTTCCTCCAGTTCGAGGAATCGGTGCGCGCGATGCAGGCCGGGCAATCGTCCAAGTCGCTGACGATCGCGGCGCCGCGCGACCTGACCGCCAAATGGCTGATGCCGCAGCTGGCCGAAATCGCGCGCGCCGATGGCGACCTGCGCTTCATCCTGATCCCGTCGGACGAGACGATCGACTTTACCGAGGCGAATCTGGACCTTGCGATCCGCTGGAGCGAAGGTCCGGGCGAGCATGAGGGCGAGGCGCTGGAGAGCGACGGCATGGTGACGATCGAGCGTCCGGGCGGCGGCATCGACACGCGGATCGGCTGGCCCGGCTGCCTCGCCGAGGATGCCGCGTCGCAGGTGCGGGTATCGGACGCCGGACTCGCGCTGGACGCCGCAGCCGAGGGGCTGGGCCGCGCGACGGTGCCCGAATTGCTGGCGCGCGCCGACATCGCTTCGGGCCGCGTCGTCGTGGTCGGCGCGCCCAAATCGTCGCGCTTCGGCTATTGGCTGGTCGCACCGCTGCCGCAATGGCGGCAGAAAAAGGTCCGTGCATTGGTAGACGCGCTGGCCGCCTGATGGCGCAGCGAGACACGCCCATGCTGGAAAGCCCCCGCCTTTTGCTCCGCCCGCGGACGCCCGACGACGCCGAGGCGCTGCACCCCAGCTTCGCCGACCATGACCTGATGACCTGGTGGTCGAGCGGGCCGCATGAATCGCTGGCGGAGACGCGGTCCGATTTCGCGCGCAGCGGCGGCGACTGGCGGGTGTGGGCGATCACGGTCAAGGGCGACGATACTGCGATCGGGTTCGTCGCGGCGGGCGAGAAGCGCCAGGGCAATGTGTCCGAGATCGGCTATATGCTCGCGCGGACGCATTGGGGCACCGGGATCGCGATCGAGGCGGTGGCGCGGGTGATCGAGCAAATCTTCGCCGAGGGCCAGCGCCGCGTGTTCGCCGATACCGATCCGGAAAATGTCCATTCGCGTAGGCTGCTCGAACGGCTGGGGTTCCGGCTGGAGGGCGTGCTGCGGCAGGAGTGGGAGACGCATATCGGGGTGCGCGACACGACGCTGTACGGGATGCTGCGCGACGAATGGCAATGGCCGCGCCCGATCTGAACGATCCGGCCCAGCGCGCCGCCTATGCCCGCGAGCTGGCGGGGGTTGCGCGCCGGATTCGGCTGGCGGGGGTGGTGCTGGCTGTGATCGGGGCCGTGCTGATGCTGCTCCAACGGCGCGGGTTCGATGCGGTGCCGCTATGGCTTGCGGCCAGTGTCATGGGCGCGGGCGCGATGCTGATGGTCACGGCGATCGCGGCGCGGAGGCGCTATCACCGGTTGCGGATGCAGGGGTAGCCCCGGCGTTCAGGGAGCGGCCAGTTCCGCCGCCTTGCCCACCAGCCCGGCGAAGCGGCCATTTTCCACCGGCTGGGTCGGATCGTTCCAGCTCGCCGACCAGACATACCAGTCGCCATTCTTGCCCTGGAGCAGCAGCGTCATCGCCATGACGCCGGGTTCCGAACCGCCCTTATAGCCCACGAACTGCCATTTCGACGCGACCAGCGCGGGCACGCCCGGGTTTTTCGACAGGATTGCGCGGGCGTCGGCGCCCTTGGGGCCTTCGGTGTTGCGGCGAATCCAGTCCATCACGCGGACAAGGTCGTTGGGCGATTCGAACCATTCGAGCGTGTCCGGCGACAAAGGCTGCTTCGATCGGAACAACGCATGGTCGATCGCACTCAGCGGGGTCGTCGCGACCTCGCCGTCCAGCATCGCGCGGCGGCCCGCCTCGCCCTGTGCGAGATAGCGGCGGCGCAGATCGGCAATGCCCTTGAGCTTGAAGACTTCGGCGGTGCCCATGAAGGGACGGTTGCGCGCCGGGTCCTTGATCCCGATCACCGGCATCATCGCTTCGACCTTCGCACGGCCCAGCGTCTTGAGCAGGATGTCGGTGGCGCTGTTGTCGCTGATCGAAATCATCTGCGTGGCGAGTTCGCGCAGCGAGACCTGCGTGCCGGCGGGCTTGCCATGATAGCCGCCGCCGGGGAGTTCCTTGCCGTCCAGCGTGACGATGTCGTCCCATTTGCGCTCGCCGGCATTGGTCGCGCGGATCAGCTCGGCGAGGATCACCAGCTTGAACTCCGACCCGATCGCGAACGGCGTGTCGGCATTGTGCTGCATCAACACCTGCGGCGCCGGACCGCCCAGCTTGGCAAGGACATAGCCCGAGCTGCCCCGCAGCCCGCGGAGCGTCGCGCCGACGGCATCGAGCGACGCTTCGCGCGCCGTGGCGCCGAGGACGCGCAGCCCGATGACCTTGTGCTCGCCCGCAGGATCGGCGGCGATCGCCATATCGACCAGCGCGTCGCGATATTCGACGGTGATCACGCCCGACCAGGGCGTCTTGGCGTCGAGACGCTGGAGGTCGGAGAACGGGCCGTTCGCCGAGGTCAGTTGGGCGTTGACTTCGTCGAACTTTGCCTTGGGAATCTGGGCGCGAAATTCGTCAGAGAAATATGCGTCATAGTCGCCCTTTCCCGACAATATGTCGGCGAGCGCATCGACGCGGGCGCGAAACTCGGGCGCGGCGGTGACCGGGGCCGGGGAGACCGCGGGCGGCGCGGCGGGCGGAGTCTGTGCGGCGGCGGGCGCCGCGAGGAGCAGGGCGGGAACGCAGAGCAGCAGGCGACGCATCGAAAATCCCTCCATTGTATTATTTGACTAATACACCGCGGGGGGAATTGCAATGAGGCGCCGGCGCGCCCGTCAGCTGTTTGCCTTGGGCGCCTTCGGCTTGGTGGGCGCCTTGGGCGTGGCGCGGCGGGTCTTGCGTGGCTTGGGCGTCGCGGGCACCGGCACCTCGGTCGCCTTCGGCGCAGGAGCGGGTTCTGCGGGCTTTGCCGCGCGCTTGGCCGCCTTGGGCTTGGGCGCGGCGGGGTCGGCGGGTTTGCGCACGCGCTTGGCCGGCGGCGGGGCTGCGACCTCGGCGGCCGGGGGCTCGGCTGGAGCGGGGGCCGGTTCCTCGGCCTTTGTCTCGGGCTTCAGCCGCGCGGCGAGCGCCACGAGCCCTGCCGCGAGCAGATCTGCAACGGCGGGGTGTTTGGCCAGATCGGTCAGCTTGGCCCGGATCGCCTTGGGCAGTTTGATCCCCGAGACGCTTTTCGGCAGCGCCGTCGGCTTCGTATCGCCGCGCGCAGTGTCGTCTTTTTTCTTTTTCGCCGCCATTACCGTTTTCCTTCAGTCGCCTGCGATACTCTCAG from Sphingomonas hengshuiensis encodes the following:
- a CDS encoding BolA/IbaG family iron-sulfur metabolism protein, with the protein product MAMAASEIEELIRAGIPDARVEITDLAGDGDHYAARVIAPMFKGMPRVRQHQAVYAALGGRMGGVLHALQLTTEAPVEE
- the apaG gene encoding Co2+/Mg2+ efflux protein ApaG, which encodes MKALFSEDAETRGIVVRVSASYLPEQSEPQRGRWFWSYHIRIENSGPVTVQLLTRHWVITDGRGARHTVEGEGVVGEQPMIDPGGSFDYVSGCPLSTPTGHMQGSYHMIGEDGSAFDVAIPKFALVAPAVTG
- a CDS encoding trans-sulfuration enzyme family protein, coding for MKRRTGQDRSITRHWKPATQAVRGGTMRSEFGETSEAIFLTSGYAYDCAGDAAARFAGEQEGMTYSRLQNPTVAMLEERIALLEGAEACRTMATGMAAMTAALLCQLQQGDHVVAGRAAFGSCRWLTDTLLPKFGIETTIIDARDPQQFEDAAKANTKLFFFETPANPTMDVVDLEAVCGIARARGIRTLVDNAFATPALQRPLDFGADIVAYSATKMMDGQGRVLAGAVTGSEDFITNTLLPFTRNTGPTLSAFNAWVVLKGLETLDLRITRQSENALKVGRFLEGRVPRINFPGLPSHKQHNLAMRQMVAAGPIFSFEVDGGRTQAHALLDALELVDISNNIGDSRSLMTHPSSTTHSGVAEEKRIEMGVTEGMLRLNVGLEDPEDVIADLDQALGRAGL
- the grxD gene encoding Grx4 family monothiol glutaredoxin — encoded protein: MTDEVQDRIQGLVDASPVLLFMKGSPLFPQCGFSSRAIAILNHLGVEFDSVDVLQDQGVRQGIKAFSDWPTIPQLYVKGEFVGGSDIMMEMYESGELAQLLADKGVAASA
- a CDS encoding DUF1476 domain-containing protein, translated to MTTFDDRERGFEAKFAHDEDIAFRIAARRNKLLGQWAAAKMALTPEETDAYAKAVVQADFEEAGDEDVIRKLMGDLLAANVEIDEATVRQALAEQTVEARRQLMESK
- a CDS encoding serine hydrolase, with amino-acid sequence MRRLLLCVPALLLAAPAAAQTPPAAPPAVSPAPVTAAPEFRARVDALADILSGKGDYDAYFSDEFRAQIPKAKFDEVNAQLTSANGPFSDLQRLDAKTPWSGVITVEYRDALVDMAIAADPAGEHKVIGLRVLGATAREASLDAVGATLRGLRGSSGYVLAKLGGPAPQVLMQHNADTPFAIGSEFKLVILAELIRATNAGERKWDDIVTLDGKELPGGGYHGKPAGTQVSLRELATQMISISDNSATDILLKTLGRAKVEAMMPVIGIKDPARNRPFMGTAEVFKLKGIADLRRRYLAQGEAGRRAMLDGEVATTPLSAIDHALFRSKQPLSPDTLEWFESPNDLVRVMDWIRRNTEGPKGADARAILSKNPGVPALVASKWQFVGYKGGSEPGVMAMTLLLQGKNGDWYVWSASWNDPTQPVENGRFAGLVGKAAELAAP
- a CDS encoding LysR family transcriptional regulator, with translation MKRTHLPLNGLRVLDAAARHLSFTRAADELAVTPAAVGQQIRALEDTLGVVLFRRTTKGLELTPEAEAGLAALRAGFLQFEESVRAMQAGQSSKSLTIAAPRDLTAKWLMPQLAEIARADGDLRFILIPSDETIDFTEANLDLAIRWSEGPGEHEGEALESDGMVTIERPGGGIDTRIGWPGCLAEDAASQVRVSDAGLALDAAAEGLGRATVPELLARADIASGRVVVVGAPKSSRFGYWLVAPLPQWRQKKVRALVDALAA
- a CDS encoding GNAT family N-acetyltransferase; the encoded protein is MLESPRLLLRPRTPDDAEALHPSFADHDLMTWWSSGPHESLAETRSDFARSGGDWRVWAITVKGDDTAIGFVAAGEKRQGNVSEIGYMLARTHWGTGIAIEAVARVIEQIFAEGQRRVFADTDPENVHSRRLLERLGFRLEGVLRQEWETHIGVRDTTLYGMLRDEWQWPRPI